Proteins encoded in a region of the Haloglomus salinum genome:
- a CDS encoding RAD55 family ATPase, whose protein sequence is MADRLRTGIEVLDRKLDGGIPAGSIVALTADPASQAELFLYELTATRGTLYISLDRTGDAVTDSIANSPTATGSPTVRDVAGEAPLDNAAKLVSALPESSNLIVDPLNILESQEPARFRNFMNELQNHIYNTGSLALLHCLDGHYIPDLRDTTLHMSDIVFDLKTIESGDNIENRLAVPKFRGGRALNDIIKLELSEEVAIDTSRDIA, encoded by the coding sequence ATGGCGGACCGGCTACGGACAGGAATCGAGGTGCTCGACCGCAAGCTCGATGGAGGAATCCCTGCCGGTAGCATCGTCGCCCTCACCGCCGACCCCGCAAGTCAGGCCGAACTGTTCCTCTACGAACTCACGGCCACACGCGGGACGCTCTACATCTCCCTCGACCGGACCGGCGACGCCGTCACGGACTCCATCGCCAACTCCCCCACCGCGACCGGGAGCCCGACGGTCCGCGACGTGGCCGGCGAGGCACCGCTGGACAACGCGGCCAAACTGGTCTCGGCGCTCCCCGAATCGTCGAACCTCATCGTCGACCCGCTGAACATCCTCGAGAGCCAGGAGCCCGCCCGCTTCCGGAACTTCATGAACGAGCTCCAGAACCACATCTACAACACGGGCTCGCTGGCGCTCCTGCACTGTCTCGATGGCCACTACATCCCGGACCTGCGCGATACGACACTCCACATGTCGGATATCGTCTTCGACCTGAAGACCATCGAGAGCGGCGACAACATCGAGAACCGCCTCGCCGTCCCCAAGTTCCGCGGCGGGCGGGCGCTCAACGACATCATCAAGCTGGAGCTGTCCGAGGAGGTCGCCATCGACACCTCCCGGGACATCGCGTAG
- a CDS encoding DUF488 family protein, N3 subclade, translating to MTGTLDETYVAALQHDLVEPGDATLVGVVRRPTGWFRAATDENRPALGPPEALLEEAKDRTEELKRRGMCDEGAHNAAWEETDFARRYREFLDADDTAHDALDNLAARVDDGEDVWLVCFEGDGKRCHRHTLLAYLREQF from the coding sequence ATGACCGGGACCCTGGACGAGACATACGTCGCGGCGCTCCAGCACGACCTGGTCGAGCCCGGGGATGCGACGCTCGTCGGGGTCGTCCGTCGCCCGACGGGCTGGTTCCGGGCCGCGACCGACGAGAACCGGCCGGCACTCGGCCCCCCGGAGGCACTCCTCGAGGAAGCCAAGGACCGGACCGAGGAGCTGAAGCGCCGGGGGATGTGCGACGAGGGGGCGCACAACGCTGCGTGGGAGGAGACCGACTTCGCTCGGCGCTACCGCGAGTTCCTCGACGCCGACGACACGGCACACGACGCCCTCGACAACCTCGCCGCCCGTGTCGACGACGGCGAGGACGTCTGGCTGGTCTGCTTCGAGGGCGACGGGAAGCGGTGTCACCGCCACACGCTCCTCGCGTACCTCCGCGAGCAGTTCTGA
- a CDS encoding TlpA family protein disulfide reductase, producing MVDQRNEATEPAGDRLETMRPNPAWDEESYADAVETLAALPGDTVVKVWGGDWCKDCRKQLPDFGAALEAAGITGDRVEHHPVEKAEDGSKVGPQVEAYDIELIPTVVVEAGDGEELARFVEEEPVPIVVALAEQLGSRDS from the coding sequence ATGGTCGACCAACGCAACGAGGCGACGGAGCCCGCCGGTGACCGACTGGAGACGATGCGGCCGAATCCGGCCTGGGACGAGGAGTCCTACGCCGACGCCGTGGAGACGCTGGCGGCACTCCCCGGCGATACCGTCGTGAAGGTGTGGGGCGGCGACTGGTGCAAGGACTGCCGCAAGCAGCTCCCGGACTTCGGCGCCGCCCTGGAGGCCGCCGGCATCACCGGCGACCGCGTCGAACACCACCCCGTCGAGAAGGCCGAGGACGGCTCGAAGGTCGGCCCGCAGGTCGAGGCGTACGACATCGAACTCATCCCGACCGTCGTGGTCGAAGCCGGCGACGGCGAGGAGCTCGCGCGCTTCGTCGAGGAGGAGCCCGTCCCCATCGTCGTCGCGCTCGCCGAGCAACTCGGCTCCCGGGATAGCTGA
- a CDS encoding thioredoxin domain-containing protein, translating to MPTVDRNRLDDAASPYLQQHADNPVNWQPWDDEALAAAREQDVPIFLSIGYSACHWCHVMEEESFEDEEVAEVLNESFVPIKVDREERPDIDSLYITVCQLVRGQAGWPLSVFLTPEGKPFYVGTYFPKEPKRGQPGFLQLLRDVRENWSDPAEREDIEDRAEQWAAAARGELEAVPDQPAESPDADFLDVAASAALRSADREHGGFGRGQKFPQPGRLHVLLRAHQRTGRGPYRAVVEETLVAMANRGLYDHLGGGFHRYCTDRSWTVPHFEKMLYDNAEIPRAFLAGYQVTGDERYAEVVRETFDFLDAEMRHPEGGFYATLDARSPPLDHREGGAGEVEEGAFYAWTPDEIRNALDEYGDHDDLDADLCCDRFGVTEPGNFEAGLSVLTLATSVPALADEHGLDEAAARERLDAATGTLQAARSDRPRPRRDEKVLAGWNGLAVAALAEGALVLEDDRWADLATDALAFVHERLWDPEGVPAAGADADADDTVGRLQRRWKDGDAGIDGYLEDYAFLGRGALACYEATGDVEHLAFALDLARCIEDSFWDAEQGTLYFTPAGGESLVARPQELGDSSTPSSAGVATRLLAALDGFVDHDRFGEVAASVVGTHATTLEENPLKHPTLTLAADDVAVGPLELTVAGDLPEAWRTTLATTYLPERLLARRPAADGALGDWLDTLGVDAAPPIWAGREARDGEPTVYACRSRTCSPPTHDLAEALEWAADLGPGSED from the coding sequence ATGCCCACCGTCGACCGCAATCGTCTGGACGACGCCGCCTCCCCGTACCTCCAGCAGCACGCCGACAACCCCGTCAACTGGCAGCCCTGGGACGACGAGGCGCTCGCGGCCGCCCGCGAGCAGGACGTCCCCATCTTCCTCTCTATCGGCTACTCGGCCTGCCACTGGTGTCACGTGATGGAAGAGGAGAGCTTCGAGGACGAGGAGGTGGCCGAGGTTCTCAACGAGTCGTTCGTTCCCATCAAGGTCGACCGCGAGGAGCGCCCGGACATCGACTCGCTGTACATCACCGTCTGCCAGCTCGTCCGCGGGCAGGCGGGGTGGCCCCTCTCCGTGTTCCTCACGCCCGAGGGGAAGCCGTTCTACGTGGGAACCTACTTCCCGAAGGAACCGAAACGGGGCCAGCCCGGTTTCCTGCAGCTGCTGCGCGACGTCCGGGAGAACTGGTCGGACCCCGCGGAGCGCGAGGATATCGAGGACCGCGCCGAGCAGTGGGCTGCCGCTGCCCGCGGCGAACTGGAGGCGGTGCCCGACCAGCCCGCCGAGTCGCCGGACGCCGACTTCCTCGACGTGGCCGCGTCCGCGGCGCTCCGGTCGGCCGACCGCGAGCACGGCGGCTTCGGCCGGGGACAGAAGTTCCCCCAGCCCGGCCGCCTCCACGTCCTCCTGCGTGCCCACCAGCGCACGGGACGCGGACCCTACCGCGCGGTCGTCGAGGAGACGCTGGTCGCGATGGCGAACCGTGGCCTGTACGACCACCTCGGCGGCGGCTTCCACCGCTACTGTACGGACCGCTCGTGGACGGTTCCCCACTTCGAGAAGATGCTGTACGACAACGCCGAGATCCCCCGCGCGTTCCTCGCCGGCTACCAGGTCACGGGCGACGAGCGCTACGCCGAGGTCGTCCGGGAGACGTTCGACTTCCTCGACGCCGAGATGCGCCACCCCGAGGGCGGTTTCTACGCCACGCTCGACGCCCGGAGCCCGCCACTCGACCACCGTGAGGGCGGGGCCGGTGAGGTCGAGGAGGGCGCCTTCTACGCCTGGACACCCGACGAGATACGGAACGCCCTCGACGAGTACGGCGACCACGACGACCTCGACGCCGACCTCTGCTGTGACCGCTTCGGCGTGACCGAGCCCGGCAACTTCGAGGCTGGGCTATCGGTGTTGACGCTCGCCACGTCGGTCCCGGCCCTCGCCGACGAGCACGGTCTCGACGAGGCAGCGGCCCGCGAGCGTCTCGATGCGGCCACCGGGACGCTGCAGGCAGCTCGCTCCGACCGACCCCGGCCGCGACGCGACGAGAAGGTCCTCGCGGGCTGGAACGGCCTCGCTGTCGCCGCCCTCGCCGAGGGGGCGCTCGTCCTTGAGGACGACCGCTGGGCCGACCTCGCCACGGACGCGCTCGCGTTCGTGCACGAGCGACTGTGGGACCCCGAGGGCGTGCCGGCCGCCGGCGCCGACGCGGATGCCGACGACACGGTCGGTCGCCTCCAGCGGCGCTGGAAGGACGGCGACGCCGGCATCGACGGCTACCTCGAGGACTACGCCTTCCTCGGCCGCGGCGCGCTGGCGTGCTACGAGGCGACCGGCGATGTCGAGCACCTCGCGTTCGCACTCGACCTGGCACGGTGCATCGAGGACTCCTTCTGGGACGCGGAGCAGGGAACGCTCTACTTCACGCCCGCCGGCGGGGAGTCGCTGGTCGCGCGGCCGCAGGAGCTCGGTGACTCCTCGACACCGTCCAGCGCGGGCGTCGCCACCCGCCTGCTCGCCGCCCTCGACGGCTTCGTCGACCACGACCGATTCGGCGAGGTCGCTGCGAGCGTCGTCGGAACCCACGCCACTACCCTGGAGGAGAACCCGCTCAAGCACCCGACGCTGACGCTGGCGGCCGACGACGTGGCCGTCGGGCCGCTGGAACTCACCGTCGCTGGTGACCTGCCCGAGGCGTGGCGGACCACGCTCGCGACCACCTACCTGCCCGAGCGCCTGCTCGCCCGACGGCCCGCGGCGGACGGCGCGCTCGGCGACTGGCTCGACACCCTCGGCGTCGACGCGGCACCGCCCATCTGGGCCGGCCGCGAGGCCCGCGACGGCGAGCCGACGGTGTACGCCTGCCGGTCGCGGACCTGCTCGCCGCCGACCCACGACCTCGCGGAAGCCCTGGAGTGGGCAGCGGACCTCGGGCCTGGAAGCGAGGACTGA
- a CDS encoding esterase/lipase family protein, with product MSLANGSQTWPFSADLRANLRELKRARRHGGCHVECDRERGNATRLPWNTGGLYGGWGGHAHHGTEPGTERTPVVFVHGNQRDACDWEAHAEFFLQRGYLGDELWAVTFRDGSPSHREMAASLADFVDQVRNETGADEVSVVAHSLGVTGVRWWLSEYDEHDHVDSMVGLAGANHGSVLNRWADRAGMSDGTYKMSPFLRDDYHRDEDHPLARLNADETPGDVDYYTLRGTEDPLFWGCPESPELEGATNVALETDHDGVRTDRRARELVFEWVAGEHPYDLTLQVGLPDGATRSDDR from the coding sequence GTGTCTCTTGCCAACGGCTCACAGACCTGGCCGTTCTCTGCCGACCTGCGGGCGAACCTGCGGGAACTGAAGCGAGCACGGCGGCACGGTGGCTGTCACGTCGAGTGCGACCGCGAGCGGGGCAACGCCACGCGGCTCCCCTGGAACACCGGCGGACTGTACGGCGGCTGGGGTGGGCACGCCCACCACGGCACCGAACCGGGGACGGAACGGACGCCCGTCGTGTTCGTCCACGGGAACCAGCGCGACGCCTGCGACTGGGAGGCCCACGCCGAGTTCTTCCTGCAGCGCGGCTATCTCGGCGACGAGTTGTGGGCCGTGACCTTCCGCGACGGGAGCCCCAGCCACCGCGAGATGGCGGCATCGCTGGCGGACTTCGTCGACCAGGTCCGCAACGAGACGGGTGCCGACGAGGTGTCGGTGGTAGCCCACAGCCTCGGGGTGACCGGCGTCCGGTGGTGGCTCTCGGAGTACGACGAGCACGACCACGTCGACAGCATGGTCGGCCTCGCCGGCGCCAACCATGGCTCCGTACTGAACCGGTGGGCCGACCGGGCCGGGATGTCCGATGGGACCTACAAGATGAGCCCGTTCCTCCGGGACGATTACCACCGTGACGAGGACCACCCGCTCGCGCGGCTGAACGCCGACGAGACGCCGGGCGACGTGGACTACTACACGCTCCGCGGGACCGAGGACCCGCTGTTCTGGGGCTGTCCGGAGAGTCCCGAGCTGGAGGGCGCGACCAACGTCGCGCTGGAGACCGACCACGACGGCGTCCGGACCGACCGGCGCGCCCGGGAACTGGTCTTCGAGTGGGTCGCCGGCGAGCATCCGTACGACCTCACCCTGCAGGTCGGCCTCCCCGACGGGGCGACGCGGTCCGACGACAGGTGA
- the purD gene encoding phosphoribosylamine--glycine ligase, whose translation MSTSKHERVLLVGGGGREHAVARAVDRAQDATLYACASNRNPGIDALAEEYHLVEAETDPDAVVGVAQDVGATLAVVGPEAPLQAGVTDALDEAGIYAFAPKADEARIETDKRFQREFMRDEDIPGCPAFEAFEDADEAADYVASVDHDVAVKPRGLTGGKGVRVTGDQLTQSEAVDYVRESDYDEWVVEERLVGEEFTVQAFVANGSVRTSPAVQDHKRAYEGDEGPNTGGMGSYTDASFELPFMTGADYDAAVEVIEAVVEALPDYKGILYGQFMLTAEGPKVVEFNARFGDPEAMNTLPVLETDFVDLLRDARAGTELPELAFDAQATVCKYAVPDGYPTDPEAGAEVRIDEASAADVGAQLFYASVDARDDGIFTTTSRSFAVVGVADTIAAAEELAEAALAEAGEEGLRVRHDIGTADLVQSRIDHMNELRGE comes from the coding sequence ATGAGCACGAGCAAGCACGAGCGGGTCCTGCTGGTCGGCGGCGGCGGGCGCGAGCACGCCGTCGCTCGGGCCGTCGACCGCGCCCAGGACGCCACGCTGTACGCCTGCGCGTCGAATCGAAATCCGGGCATCGACGCGCTGGCCGAGGAGTACCACCTCGTCGAGGCAGAGACCGACCCCGACGCGGTGGTCGGTGTCGCGCAGGACGTCGGCGCGACGCTGGCCGTCGTCGGGCCGGAGGCACCACTGCAGGCCGGCGTCACGGACGCCCTGGACGAGGCCGGCATCTACGCGTTCGCGCCGAAGGCCGACGAAGCCCGCATCGAGACGGACAAGCGCTTCCAGCGCGAGTTCATGCGCGATGAGGACATCCCGGGCTGCCCGGCGTTCGAAGCGTTCGAGGACGCCGACGAAGCCGCCGACTACGTTGCCTCGGTGGACCACGACGTCGCGGTCAAGCCCCGCGGACTCACGGGCGGCAAGGGCGTCCGCGTGACGGGCGACCAGCTCACCCAGTCCGAGGCCGTCGACTACGTCCGCGAGAGCGACTACGACGAGTGGGTCGTCGAGGAGCGCCTCGTCGGCGAGGAGTTCACCGTCCAGGCGTTCGTCGCCAACGGCTCGGTTCGCACCTCCCCAGCGGTGCAGGACCACAAGCGCGCCTACGAGGGCGACGAGGGGCCCAACACCGGCGGGATGGGCTCGTACACGGACGCCTCGTTCGAACTGCCATTCATGACCGGCGCCGACTACGACGCCGCCGTCGAGGTCATCGAGGCCGTCGTCGAGGCGCTGCCGGACTACAAGGGCATCCTCTACGGTCAGTTCATGCTGACCGCCGAGGGGCCGAAGGTGGTCGAGTTCAACGCCCGCTTCGGCGACCCGGAGGCGATGAACACGCTGCCCGTGCTGGAGACGGACTTCGTGGACCTCCTGCGTGACGCCCGCGCCGGGACGGAGCTCCCGGAACTCGCGTTCGACGCGCAGGCCACCGTCTGCAAGTACGCGGTGCCCGACGGCTACCCCACCGACCCCGAAGCGGGGGCGGAGGTCCGCATCGACGAGGCGTCCGCCGCTGACGTGGGAGCCCAGCTGTTCTACGCGAGCGTCGACGCCCGCGACGACGGCATCTTCACGACGACCTCCCGGTCGTTCGCGGTGGTCGGCGTCGCCGACACCATCGCCGCGGCCGAGGAACTCGCCGAGGCCGCGCTCGCCGAGGCCGGCGAGGAAGGACTGCGCGTGCGCCACGACATCGGGACGGCCGACCTCGTCCAGTCGCGTATCGACCACATGAACGAGCTGCGCGGCGAGTAA
- a CDS encoding DEAD/DEAH box helicase: MTDSQEEADSDPDGDESPEEPHADFPIDAFYDLLEDRERPVVTATEVATALDCSHATAEDALAELVAEGRVERQSVENDPVVFYPTDWKETQGRERTVVFPNRREVIIDQPSQFTRAQLSTFARLEDVNGERGYRYVVREDDIWRAPQETFEGLQRSMRQALGGQYEALEEWAEGQWERARKFRLYTHDEGYVVLAAASADLLGNVAEQHLEEGVLRARIDDTEAWVAEDRTAEVKRALYEAGYPVLDERSLDEGDTLPMDLHLQLRDYQNDWVKRFISKGSGVLVGPPGSGKTVAAMGIMAAIEGETLILVPSRELASQWHDELLTQTSLTEEQVGEYHGGRKEVRPVTIATYQTAGMDRHRHLFDDRKWGLIVYDEVHHIPAPIARRSAQLQTKHRLGLSASPIREDEKEDEIFTLVGPPVGTNWEALFEAGYVAEPEVEIRFVPWASDLHEDEYAAEHGHERRMVAATNPAKAAEIAAIRRDHVGEKTLIFVEYIDQGNRLADELDIPFVSGETPHARRRKLFEEFRTGPRDALIVSRVGDEGIDLPGAEVAIAASGLGGSRRQGAQRAGRTMRPVGKARMYVLATRGTKEEEFARQRTRHLAAKGVRVRERDSVAWSFEAGEATQVEDRDASAED; this comes from the coding sequence GTGACCGATTCGCAGGAGGAGGCCGACTCCGACCCCGACGGGGACGAGTCCCCCGAGGAACCCCACGCCGACTTCCCCATCGACGCGTTCTACGACCTGCTGGAGGACCGCGAGCGGCCCGTCGTGACGGCCACGGAGGTCGCGACGGCGCTGGACTGCTCGCACGCGACCGCCGAGGACGCCCTGGCCGAACTCGTCGCGGAGGGCCGCGTCGAGCGCCAGTCCGTCGAGAACGACCCGGTCGTCTTCTACCCGACCGACTGGAAGGAGACGCAGGGGCGCGAGCGGACCGTCGTCTTCCCGAACCGGCGCGAGGTCATCATCGACCAGCCGAGCCAGTTCACCCGCGCACAGCTCTCGACGTTCGCGCGGCTGGAGGATGTCAACGGCGAGCGCGGCTACCGCTACGTCGTCCGCGAAGACGACATCTGGCGCGCGCCCCAGGAGACGTTCGAGGGGCTCCAGCGCTCGATGCGGCAGGCGCTCGGCGGCCAGTACGAGGCGCTGGAGGAGTGGGCCGAGGGGCAGTGGGAGCGCGCCCGCAAGTTCCGGCTCTACACGCACGACGAGGGGTACGTCGTTCTCGCGGCGGCGAGCGCCGACCTGCTCGGCAACGTCGCCGAACAGCACCTCGAAGAGGGTGTCCTCCGGGCGCGCATCGACGACACGGAGGCGTGGGTCGCCGAGGACCGCACCGCCGAGGTCAAGCGGGCGCTGTACGAGGCCGGCTACCCGGTGCTGGACGAGCGCTCGCTCGACGAGGGCGATACGTTGCCGATGGACCTGCACCTGCAGCTACGCGACTACCAGAACGACTGGGTCAAGCGGTTCATCTCGAAGGGCTCGGGCGTCCTCGTCGGGCCACCGGGCTCCGGGAAGACCGTCGCCGCGATGGGCATCATGGCGGCCATCGAGGGCGAGACGCTCATCCTCGTCCCCTCGCGCGAACTCGCGAGCCAGTGGCACGACGAGTTGCTCACCCAGACCTCGCTCACCGAGGAGCAGGTCGGCGAGTACCACGGTGGCCGCAAGGAGGTCCGGCCGGTGACCATCGCCACCTACCAGACCGCCGGGATGGACCGCCACCGGCACCTGTTCGACGACCGCAAGTGGGGCCTCATCGTCTACGACGAGGTGCATCACATCCCGGCGCCCATCGCCCGGCGGAGCGCACAGTTGCAGACCAAACACCGGCTCGGGCTCAGCGCGAGCCCCATCCGGGAGGACGAGAAGGAGGACGAGATATTCACCCTCGTCGGGCCGCCCGTCGGGACGAACTGGGAGGCGCTGTTCGAGGCCGGCTACGTCGCCGAGCCCGAGGTGGAGATCCGCTTCGTCCCGTGGGCCAGCGACCTCCACGAGGACGAGTACGCCGCCGAGCACGGCCACGAACGCCGGATGGTCGCCGCCACCAACCCGGCGAAGGCCGCCGAGATAGCGGCCATCCGCCGCGACCACGTCGGCGAGAAGACGCTCATCTTCGTCGAGTACATCGACCAGGGGAACCGCCTGGCCGACGAACTCGACATCCCGTTCGTGAGCGGCGAGACGCCACACGCGCGCCGCCGCAAGCTGTTCGAGGAGTTCCGAACGGGGCCACGCGACGCGCTCATCGTGAGCCGCGTCGGCGACGAGGGCATCGACCTGCCCGGCGCGGAGGTGGCCATCGCCGCCTCGGGTCTGGGTGGCTCGCGACGGCAGGGCGCCCAGCGCGCCGGGCGGACGATGCGCCCGGTCGGGAAGGCCCGGATGTACGTGCTGGCGACACGGGGGACGAAGGAGGAGGAGTTCGCCCGCCAGCGAACCCGCCACCTCGCCGCGAAGGGCGTCCGGGTCCGGGAGCGCGACAGCGTCGCGTGGTCGTTCGAGGCCGGCGAAGCGACACAGGTCGAGGACCGGGACGCGTCGGCGGAGGACTGA